DNA sequence from the Melitaea cinxia chromosome 25, ilMelCinx1.1, whole genome shotgun sequence genome:
TCATTTTGCTCTCCCATCGATACTGTCAAGtcactgttattatttttcaacaatGCGTTCGTTAAGAATATAGATATGGATCTATTAATTTCACTGGTTCGTGAAAGACCAGTCGTGTGGGACAAAACTTTAGAAGAgtttaaatataagaatattacCAATGAAACTTGGAAAGATATTTGTGTAAAATTATATTCCGACTTCGACTCGCTCGATGACAAAGACAAAGATATTTTtggtaagatttatttatttattgtttgtataaCTCGTTCGAGTTAACATGAGTCCTGGGCCCACAGAACATTAAATACTCTAGGAGAAGAATAACGACTTCCTAAATAAAAGGTTAAGACAGTATTGCTGCGCGCCATCTAGTGGTAGCCCAGAACAACTGCGTGAAGGACGTGAATAGGGCGGGAACTTTGAAATGCATAATGTGGCGGGAACTTTGAAATGCATaatcaaaactatttttttctttcaagtgTACAATAGAATTGCTTATCTCAAATTagcattacaaaacaatattaaaatttaaaaattaatgaccTATGTAACATATTATGCTAAATTGACATAACTTGATTTCTGTTGTACAACCAGAAAAAAATCGGTATTCATTAATTTCCTACTTtactaaatattagaaaaaaactcAGGAATTatggtacttttttatttcagtaatttaAGTATGTATAACCAAATTAGTTACATAGTCCGATATAAAATTAAGTGCATTTATCCATGTTCGTAAAACGACTTTTAACTTGTAGGTATTCAGCAAAAGGAACTTCATTCCAaacggttttttatttatgttttaaaatgtcaatttttctttttaacgaaGCCTTTGAAGCTTCCTCTGAGAACTCAcgattttttaatgtacagtACCTCTTTAtgcaaatatatgaaatattttctataaaataactGCGATTTTTTTCCCAATGTACTGGACAAGCCTTTAAAAAATCGTGATCGACCGATTCTTGAACCTTATCTACTACTTTTTTAAGCACATGCTTTTCGTGTCCTATATCTTTAAGCATTCTGTTTATCACCAAAGCACAGGATtccacataatttataatatttaaatgaggATATTTTAAGCTCTGCTTTTCGGAATTGTATTCTTTAAATTGTAGGAATAAATGTTCTACTAAACACTTTTCCttggaaaataaaatgttattacagCTAGAGCAACTACAAtcaagtcttttaattaaaaatccacAAACATATGCACATGCCTGAGCTTCACCACTTGATGTTTCAGCATTACATATACTTTCAAGTTCCTCAGACAAATTTGAGGAATATGAAAAACTCTGTTGAGTGGAAGTTGTATAATTTGTGCATAAGTTTGTGGATCTGGTCAATACGTCtttataattatcaattatGGCTTCGCAGTAATCGCTCTCGCAATTCCCAGTGCTTAGGTGAGCTAGGTTGCTTAATATTGATGTTTTTAGTGCTGCAATAAATTGACCAGCGGTAGGATTGTAGTTTGCACCACAATTACTCCGAATGCAACCAAACAGATTTTCTAGTGGGTCCTGCTGTAGCCTGCGGGTGGCAAGACTTTGAATATTTGAATGCTTATTACGGAGTTTATTCCATAATAGTTCAATTGCATTCAGAGTCCACACCCATCCTTCTTTTGAAGGTGGTGTACGTGTGCTGCCTACAAATtttgaagtattaaaaaatattttcattttcttaaatAACGTGAGATGTGGTGTGGTttgtttcaaatttgtagcaTGTATTTTCCCGCGGCGCAAATCTTTAGAGTCGCTGTTGACAGAATCAAAAAGTTGATCCATGTTTGATATGACACCTGCAGTTACAGCTGCTTCAGAAGTCAATACTCCTGAAAATATAGTGAAAATGTATTTAGAGTCTTAGATGTCTTTATTGCttgatgaataataaaaaaacaaggtTGTGATAATagattgaaataatattatcataacaATACCTTCTGAAATTTTTGCCATCATCCCAGCAGCAACTGTATGACTCAACGTTTGTGCTGCCAGCTTAACCTTCATTTTTTGCCTGCTGTTCGGATTGAGGTGTTCTAATTTTAAGGCAGGAGCAAAAACAAAATTGGGGTTCTGGTTGTCCAGttcataaaaagtttttatgtggCTCCATTTTGCAACtcctaaaataaagaatttcatGTAATATATCTTCTAAATAGATAAgatatataatgataaatattctcacttcttatactatttttaattcttacctATTCCACTTTTGTTGCTAGATGTTATTTGTGTAGTGCACTGGATATCatatttcagaaataaatttctgaaacaCTTTAGAAGATGCGGTGGGTCATACATACTGATAATctctatattatctatattaattgAGGGTTTTTCGGTAGTGGCACCCAAGATGGACAAAGCTCGTCGATTTACCCCATCCATATCGCAAACCATCACCGGTATGTTAAGACCTGCCGCACGACATTCACGTAttatctgcaaaaaaaaaacaactggcAATTAATACAATACATAACCTGCAGTTTACGCAGTCATCATCATTAGCCTTATTCCGTTTACTGTtgtacataggcctccttcAATAAACGCCAAGACGGCCAATCCCCTGCCACTCCCATCCAGCCCAGACCGGCATAAATTAAGTTTTCACAgtatctaaaattattatttaacatctaTGTTTCAAATTAGTTTTGCTAAATATGTCACCCATGTGCTGTGCATCTGCTACTTCAGAAAGATAACACTGGAATATAGTTCTGAGTTGTATTTGTACAACTCAGAACTTGTAATTGTTGTGTAATAACATACCTCTTTTATCAAGACTGCTAATCGGTCTGCTGTAACATACTCGCTTGATAAGTAATAAGCCACAGGCTGCTTAATCCTCTTTCTAATGCCAGCTAACATAAATACAAGAGCGTGTGATGCTATTTGTGGTGATCTGCCTTGAAGTCCATGGTCTTGAAAACCTTCTATTATATCTGTCTTTCGGTTgtacatgatatttttttttattgacatttcaTCAAACATGATAATGTATTCATTGTCTGATGCAGTTTGAAGTTCTGCTGTTCtttttaaaacagaaaaaatacatTCGTTAACTCCAACTTTAAGGGAGAATTTGCTCAAAAGAAATTTTAGAGTAGATTCAGATGGTAGACAAAATAACCTTCTCAACAGTCTATAACACGTTGGTGATCTTTTATATAATCTGAGAGCTGTTACTTTTTCTTCAGTAGTCCATCTCCttcctttagtttttttttttacgtttttgatCTGTGCTTGCAGCAACAAGGCAAATGTAGGAGTAATATTTTTCATCAACATATCAATAGActtgtttttatgtaatacttttaacatgtctttatttttcaatgtttttattctatttcGCAGTTgccaaatatgttttaaatgtttcCTGCATTTTGTCAACAGATATTGTTCTTTTGGGGTTTTAGGTTGCCGTGTTGGTGTCTGAGATAGATGGTTGATTTTACTCAAAACATTATTTTCTGCACATGAAGCATATGACACATGCGAAGTCCCAGGTTGAGGTTTAAGTCTAGGTTTTTTCATGGTGGGTACTGGTTTTGGTTCAGAATAGCAGTTGGTAATGTCATTCAATACTTTCAGATGACAATGTGATGGACCTGGTTGAGGTTCAgtctgaaatttaaataaataaatgttgtaataatagtaataataatcatataaacttacttacttacttactactACCACTGCAACAATAgttgtaataacaaaataatctaACAtcgggtcaccttactcaccaacaggaacacaatactgctttaaaacagtattatttagctgtggtcttcacTGGCTGGCTAATCACAGAAAAATTCATAAATCCATTTTAGCATTATTGAGTAACAAGTTTTCAAACATTGTCATAAACTTTTGCATTTGTAAAATTAGTATGATTCACgattcagactgtaatatcccactgttgggcataggcctcttccccatgtaggataaggattggagcttaatccaccatgctgctccaatgcaggttggcggatatattccctactatactatgagtaacgattgctatcaggtgtacatgataacaaccgggaccgacggcttaacgtgctctccgaggcaccagaaaacccagaccacggcaaacatctgtatggccaatacaaatgttgtcgtgtgtgggatcgaacccgcaacctccCGCGCAATAGCCAATCACaatccagtgctgtgaccgctgcgccaacgcgacggcagcattatttatttaaaaatttagtaggATATCCCTTAAACTAGCTTAAGTTCTGAACCAACAGACAGAAAGTCTATTGCTTTCCATACTCCAAACATTTTGACATGAAACTACTACAAACAAACCTACTATGTGAAATTTCAAATGactttatattgtttatgttaaatattataataacactagcttctgcgcgcgacttcgtccctGTGGAATAGGATCAAATCTGTCATATATACTTATGATTTGTGCGAAACTAACCTTttacgcagcggaagctctcaaaaggataaaaaaaccgattttgaaacattcttcattggtgctacGCTTCTAATGGTCCTAGCGTgattatatatagcctatagccttcctcgataaataggctatctaacactgaaagaatttttcaaataggacagtagatcctgagattagcgcgttcaaacaagcaaacaaacaaacaaacaaactcttcagctttataatattagtatagattaattatatacCTCTTTGATGTCATCTGGAACAGCAAATCTGTGAAGCTTCTTTGAAGTTTCAGGGTAATCACTAAATGATGTCCTTGAAAAATGTCTATTACAGAGCATTAAATGTCGTGTATGAAGTTTTTGCTGAAATTCTGGAGACCAGTGCTCTTTATCAGGAAAGCAGTACTTTGCCCATAATTCAcagctgaaataaaattataactatatcaaaataacaaacTGACTGGGATAGTTGATTGTGAAGTAGAATCaacctaatataataaaacactgCTCTACTTATGAGAGTAGTGATACATAAAGATAAAATTGCATCAACGCTGCCATCCCCGGTGTGCATTGGACTTTACAGAACAAAATGTTATGACAAATGGCTGATTTCATTTTGTTGTTTGGGGCTGTAGTGCTActcacaaaaattaaattggaaGATTGGGTGGAAGGCTTCATAGCTGTAGTTTAGTAGCTTTGTTGTTGTAACACATACATCTAGTTCTAGAGTCTAGACTAGATATCACTTGTTCGAAGTCCTGGTACAACTCATACAATGTtctatatataattagataatttatcataaattttataaatacataccgTAATGTGTTCGTTATACCGGGTTTAGGAAAGCGAAACAATTTAGTCAGCGAGTCCTCAGCCGGTGAACGTCCGCACTTATAACATCGGCGTTGATTTTCCGCGTTATTTACCGAAGACATAGTCACGTCTTAGTCACTTTTTCGAAATAGGTTCATAAAAATCGTAAAGATAACTCAAACCACACACAAGAGTCACTATCTCAAAATATTTCAATCCCACCGAgtcgaaacaaaaataaaattaatataataaaataaaaattcaattcttATAACCTTTTATGACAATAAACCAAAGcaataaacaaaacaacacaTTACACAACGATGGACGCTGGATAAACAAATCCGCCATTTTGATGCTCTGTGTTGCCGTCATCagtgaatttttaatttctcgCATTAGGtcccgatttttttttactctagcCTCACTTGAAATAGCCCTTGAAGGTATGTCGTTGATTTGACGCACATTTGACGTATAGAGTCGACACCCCCTGCCTGGGCCGATGACGTCACATTCAATGTACGGTGTGCAAAATAATGCGTcgtagtatttttatttgaattttttgtttagttttgggataaacaataataattgatatatacTTGTTACGAAACGCTCTATGTCGGGATTTGCTGACCGGAGTTTTCTTCGAAACATTCCCACGTCTCGCATCGGTAGCCGGAGGTTGTTACAAAACTTTCCTACCGTGGCATCGCACCTGAGCATCGCACCTGGGCACCGTGTGTGGCGACCCAACACGAAGAAACCAAAACAACCCGATGCTCCGACTGAgcgatctttaattttaagtcactcttgtttctcacatcgaacaattgtcacgtgtaaataattaattataatttagtagtaataaatttaattttaaataaatctttgcttttttttgcaaccttcggctgtcgcttttataattggcgcagtcggtaggatcgCTGTAAAGTAGAGTCAGTGAATCGATCACGTTCTAACGGCGGTCCAGAATCTACAGAAGCTGCAGTCCGGAGGAGATCAAGAAATCGATCTACGCAAAGAAACCAAAGATGCATATGTGAGTACCTAGATCTTACTAGAGTTGCTCTCCTTTCTTATTCCTAGTGTTTCCACAATTACTTACCAAGATTTTCCATTCACGGCAATCTCGGTCACCTAggttaaaaaatacgaatagGTTTTTAGTATTAGATTTGCATAGAGGGTTAGATACGATCATGGAGTCGCAAACACCCGAAAATATTCACAGTGCTAGAGTGTCCGACACCCACGTAGAACAAATCTATAAGGTTCTCAGACTCATTCCCGACTTCGACGGGAATTCCGCCGTGCTTACGCGATTTATTAATCTTTGCGATGCAATAGTAGCGCAGTATATGAAAGCTGAACCCGGATACGAGCTCGGTAATATAGCTATAATTAacggtattttaaataaaataataggcccCGCGGCCCGTACAATAAACTCCAATGGAGTTCCGGTAAACTGGTCAGGAATACGAAGTGCTCTTGTGAATAATTTTGCAGACCAGCGCGATGAGGCTTCGCTTTATAACGACCTGTCACTTCTTACACAAGGTTCAGCAACACCTCAAGAGTTTTACGAACAATGCCAAAATCTTTTTAGTGTTATAATGACTTACGTTAGCTTACACGAAACCATACCAACTACTATTGAAGCAAAACGAACCTTGTATAAAAAGTTAACCCTTAGATCGTACCTTCGCGGTCTCCGCGACCCTCTAGGAGCTCGCATAAGATGTATGCGACCTGAAACTATCGAAGATGCCCTTGAATACGTCAACGACGAGATGAATACGTTGTATTTACAGCAGCGCAACGATCACCTTCCTGAGAGAAAGTTGCAGTCTACGTCTTCATTTAATCATCAACCAAAATTTTCTAATAGCTTTCTACCGCAAATGCCTATAGCACCCCCGCGCACTTTCGGTTTTAATCCTTCAAAGCCTTTTAGTATGCCCGGTCCGTCAAGGCAATTTAATACCCCCGCTGGACCCTCTCGAACTTTTAACGTACAACAGCCACCGAGGCCAATGCCGAGTTGGAAGCCCCAACCGCCTCATTTCAGTGGTCCTACGCGCACTCAACAAATTTTCGCTGCACCCCCGCCTAACTATAGACCACAAAGTAACGTATTTAGATTACCACCTAAAAATCCAGGGTATAACTATAATAACGCGAACACCAAGGCTACTCCTATGAGTGGCGTTAGCCACTACGTATCTAAGCCGTTCCCCTCACAGACACCTTACAACTGGACTAGAAACGGAAATCCACCCCCATCTAACTATTTTAAGTCTCGCGAGGTAAATTTCAATGAATTTTACGATCCGGCTGAACAATACCAACCTTACTATGACTGCTACGACTATTATCAATACGAACCAGACTTTTATGATCAACCTGAATTTACCGACAGTTCTTACTATCCTTGCTACCCCGAAGAGCTACCCCCGCAAGACGAACCTAATGACAAAAACGCTACAAACAATAATGAGGATTTTCAGATTAT
Encoded proteins:
- the LOC123666181 gene encoding uncharacterized protein LOC123666181, whose protein sequence is MSSVNNAENQRRCYKCGRSPAEDSLTKLFRFPKPGITNTLRCELWAKYCFPDKEHWSPEFQQKLHTRHLMLCNRHFSRTSFSDYPETSKKLHRFAVPDDIKETEPQPGPSHCHLKVLNDITNCYSEPKPVPTMKKPRLKPQPGTSHVSYASCAENNVLSKINHLSQTPTRQPKTPKEQYLLTKCRKHLKHIWQLRNRIKTLKNKDMLKVLHKNKSIDMLMKNITPTFALLLQAQIKNVKKKTKGRRWTTEEKVTALRLYKRSPTCYRLLRRLFCLPSESTLKFLLSKFSLKVGVNECIFSVLKRTAELQTASDNEYIIMFDEMSIKKNIMYNRKTDIIEGFQDHGLQGRSPQIASHALVFMLAGIRKRIKQPVAYYLSSEYVTADRLAVLIKEIIRECRAAGLNIPVMVCDMDGVNRRALSILGATTEKPSINIDNIEIISMYDPPHLLKCFRNLFLKYDIQCTTQITSSNKSGIGVAKWSHIKTFYELDNQNPNFVFAPALKLEHLNPNSRQKMKVKLAAQTLSHTVAAGMMAKISEGVLTSEAAVTAGVISNMDQLFDSVNSDSKDLRRGKIHATNLKQTTPHLTLFKKMKIFFNTSKFVGSTRTPPSKEGWVWTLNAIELLWNKLRNKHSNIQSLATRRLQQDPLENLFGCIRSNCGANYNPTAGQFIAALKTSILSNLAHLSTGNCESDYCEAIIDNYKDVLTRSTNLCTNYTTSTQQSFSYSSNLSEELESICNAETSSGEAQACAYVCGFLIKRLDCSCSSCNNILFSKEKCLVEHLFLQFKEYNSEKQSLKYPHLNIINYVESCALVINRMLKDIGHEKHVLKKVVDKVQESVDHDFLKACPVHWEKNRSYFIENISYICIKRYCTLKNREFSEEASKASLKRKIDILKHK